Proteins encoded by one window of Superficieibacter sp. HKU1:
- a CDS encoding YdiY family protein, with translation MKLLKTVPAAVLLAGGVFASMYAAADDTVFTVMDDPSTAKKPFEGNVNAGYLSQSGNTKSSSLTADSTLTWYGNTTAWSLWGNASNTSSNDERSSEKYAVGGRTRYNLSDVNYLFGQGSWLTDRYNGYQERDIVTAGYGRQFLNGPVHSLRFEFGPGVRYDEYTDGGNETQPLGYASGTYAWQLTDNAKFTQGVSVFGAEDTTVNSESALNVAINEHFGLKVAYNLTWNSNPPDSAPEHTDRRTTLSLGYKM, from the coding sequence ATGAAGCTCTTAAAGACAGTTCCCGCCGCTGTGCTGTTGGCGGGAGGCGTGTTTGCGTCAATGTACGCAGCAGCCGACGATACCGTTTTTACTGTCATGGACGATCCCTCTACTGCGAAAAAACCGTTTGAAGGTAATGTCAACGCGGGTTATCTGTCTCAGTCAGGGAATACCAAAAGTTCCTCGCTTACCGCCGACTCAACCCTGACCTGGTACGGCAATACTACCGCCTGGTCTTTATGGGGAAACGCCAGTAACACTTCATCCAACGACGAGCGTTCTTCTGAGAAGTATGCTGTCGGTGGTCGTACCCGCTATAACCTGTCAGATGTAAACTATCTCTTTGGGCAGGGTAGCTGGTTAACTGACCGTTACAATGGTTATCAGGAACGTGATATCGTGACGGCTGGTTATGGTCGCCAGTTCTTAAACGGTCCGGTACACAGCCTGCGTTTTGAATTTGGTCCTGGCGTTCGCTACGATGAATACACCGACGGCGGCAATGAAACGCAACCGTTGGGTTACGCGTCTGGCACGTATGCGTGGCAGTTGACGGATAACGCCAAATTTACCCAGGGTGTTTCCGTGTTTGGTGCCGAAGATACCACCGTCAACTCTGAAAGCGCGCTTAATGTCGCCATTAACGAGCATTTCGGTCTGAAGGTTGCGTACAACCTGACCTGGAACTCCAACCCGCCTGACTCTGCGCCAGAACATACCGATCGCCGTACGACGCTCTCGCTGGGCTACAAAATGTAA
- the pfkB gene encoding 6-phosphofructokinase II translates to MVKIYTLTFAPSLDSATLTPQLYPEGKLRCSAPVFESGGGGINVARAITFLGGTATAIFPAGGATGEHLVNLLADEHVPVQAVEAQDWTRQNLHVHVESSGEQYRFVMPGASLTDDEFRQLEERVLEIEPGSLLVISGSLPPGVKIDRLIQLIKAAQHHRIRCIMDSSGEALAAALEVGNIELVKPNQKELSALVQRELTQPDDVREAAQEIINSGKALRVVVSLGPQGALAVERDSCVQIVPPPVKSQSTVGAGDSMVGAMTLKMAENASLEEMVSYGVAAGSAATINQGTRLCSRENTQKIYEYLRRV, encoded by the coding sequence ATGGTTAAAATTTATACCCTCACTTTCGCTCCATCGCTGGATAGTGCAACCCTGACACCACAACTTTATCCTGAAGGGAAATTACGCTGTAGCGCGCCGGTCTTTGAATCCGGCGGCGGAGGCATTAACGTTGCCAGGGCAATCACCTTCCTCGGCGGCACTGCCACCGCCATTTTTCCGGCGGGCGGCGCAACGGGCGAGCATCTGGTCAATTTGCTGGCCGATGAACACGTCCCGGTTCAGGCCGTTGAGGCGCAAGACTGGACCCGACAAAATCTGCACGTTCACGTAGAGTCCAGCGGTGAGCAGTACCGCTTTGTGATGCCGGGCGCATCGCTCACGGACGATGAGTTCCGCCAGCTTGAAGAGCGCGTGCTGGAGATTGAACCCGGTTCCCTGCTGGTCATCAGCGGTAGCCTGCCACCCGGCGTGAAAATCGATCGGCTGATACAACTGATAAAAGCCGCCCAACATCATCGCATTCGTTGCATTATGGACAGCTCCGGAGAGGCCCTTGCCGCCGCGCTGGAGGTGGGCAACATTGAACTGGTGAAACCCAATCAGAAAGAATTAAGTGCCCTGGTCCAGCGTGAGCTCACTCAGCCTGATGATGTCCGCGAAGCCGCTCAGGAAATTATCAACAGCGGAAAAGCATTACGCGTCGTCGTTTCTCTGGGACCACAGGGCGCGCTGGCAGTAGAGCGTGACAGCTGCGTACAAATCGTTCCGCCACCGGTTAAAAGCCAGAGCACCGTTGGCGCTGGCGACAGTATGGTCGGCGCAATGACGCTAAAAATGGCCGAAAACGCGTCGCTGGAAGAAATGGTCAGCTATGGCGTGGCCGCCGGTAGCGCCGCAACTATTAACCAGGGTACCCGGCTATGCTCGCGCGAAAATACGCAGAAAATTTATGAGTACCTGCGCCGGGTATGA
- a CDS encoding fructosamine kinase family protein has protein sequence MWQAISRLLSEQLGEGEIEQRNELPGGEIHAAWHIRYAGRDFFVKCDERELLPCFTAEADQLELLSRSKTVTVPHVRAVGYERDSAFLVMDYLPARPLDAHSAFQLGQQLAHLHQWSDQPQFGLDFDNDLSTTPQPNAWQRRWSTFFAEQRIGWQLELAAEKGLEFGNIDAIVAQIQQRLSGHQPQPSLLHGDLWSANCALGPEGPFIYDPACYWGDRECDLAMLPLHPDQPPQIYDGYQSISPLPTGFLERQPVYQLYTLLNRAILFGGQHLVTAQKALERVLGS, from the coding sequence ATGTGGCAGGCTATCAGTCGACTGTTAAGTGAGCAACTTGGCGAAGGTGAGATCGAACAACGTAATGAACTGCCGGGCGGTGAAATTCATGCCGCATGGCATATTCGCTATGCCGGACGTGATTTTTTCGTTAAATGCGATGAACGCGAATTATTGCCCTGCTTCACCGCAGAAGCCGATCAGCTGGAACTGTTGTCGCGCAGTAAAACCGTTACCGTTCCCCATGTCCGGGCTGTAGGTTATGAGCGGGATTCTGCCTTTCTGGTAATGGATTATTTGCCCGCCCGCCCCCTGGACGCGCATAGTGCCTTTCAGTTAGGACAGCAGCTGGCGCATCTCCATCAGTGGAGCGATCAGCCACAGTTCGGTCTTGATTTCGACAACGACCTCTCCACCACGCCGCAACCCAATGCCTGGCAACGTCGCTGGTCGACCTTTTTTGCCGAGCAGCGAATAGGCTGGCAACTCGAACTCGCCGCCGAAAAAGGACTCGAGTTTGGCAACATTGACGCTATCGTTGCGCAGATCCAGCAGCGGCTAAGTGGCCATCAGCCCCAGCCCTCGTTATTACACGGCGATTTATGGTCGGCGAACTGCGCATTAGGGCCGGAAGGTCCATTTATCTACGATCCCGCCTGTTACTGGGGAGACCGGGAGTGCGATCTGGCTATGCTGCCGCTGCACCCCGATCAACCGCCGCAGATTTATGACGGGTACCAGTCAATCTCTCCTCTGCCGACAGGCTTTCTGGAGCGCCAACCTGTTTATCAGCTATATACGTTACTTAACCGTGCGATTTTATTTGGCGGGCAGCATCTTGTCACCGCGCAGAAAGCGCTGGAGCGGGTGC
- the ghoS gene encoding type V toxin-antitoxin system endoribonuclease antitoxin GhoS — MSEGDIKRYVVTVKFHEETLTQINELNNALTRAGFTLTLSDDEGKVHELGTNTFGFITPQREQEVNALTTGLAESALGVAPDVEVTTFETWLTDKQ, encoded by the coding sequence ATGAGCGAAGGCGATATAAAACGTTATGTCGTAACGGTGAAGTTTCATGAAGAAACGCTGACCCAAATTAATGAACTGAATAATGCGCTTACCCGCGCAGGCTTTACGCTCACGCTGAGTGATGACGAAGGCAAAGTGCATGAACTCGGAACCAACACGTTTGGTTTTATCACGCCGCAGCGTGAGCAAGAGGTCAACGCGCTCACGACCGGCCTCGCTGAAAGCGCGCTGGGCGTCGCCCCTGACGTCGAGGTTACGACGTTTGAGACATGGCTGACGGATAAACAATAA